In Streptomyces sp. NBC_01717, one DNA window encodes the following:
- a CDS encoding sensor histidine kinase: MRLPRPRPRSLAGQLFAMQVVLVAAVVAGCAFFAYVSGSAQAKETATRQVRAAALAVADSPSVREAIRTPDPTAVLQPYAEQVRQDTGIAFVTIMSPDRIRWTHPDADRIGETFLGHTARALRGETFSETYTGTLGPSIRVVTPIRDGGRITGLVSAGITVERVSSQVRAQLGALGLAAGGALTLGGIGTYVINARLRRHTHGMNAAELSRMHDYHQATLHAVREGLLMLDGQRRIALVNDAGRELLGLSQGAVGRRVAELELPVPLTGALLASEERVDELHLTADRVIVVNTRPVVGGEQRGTVVTLRDHTELQALSGELDSERGFTQALRSQAHEAANRLHTVVSLIELGRVEEAVGFATAELELAQVLTDRVVGAVAEPVLAALLLGKAAQANERGVELMLADDSVIDDGALPATLPQRDLVTILGNLIDNAVDAASEAATAPPPGAGVPSGAGVVSGSAVAPDSAAVPAQRGAAPRRAGRARVTVTALADDRELLLRVADTGAGVDPDVAAEVFHRGWSTHGAGRGLGLALVQQAVHRAGGTVALSEGADGGAEFTVRLPLAPSPTRQHTPKEPTP, translated from the coding sequence ATGCGTCTCCCACGCCCCCGTCCCCGTAGCCTGGCCGGTCAGCTCTTCGCGATGCAGGTGGTGCTGGTTGCGGCCGTGGTGGCGGGATGCGCGTTCTTCGCGTACGTCTCCGGGAGCGCGCAGGCGAAGGAGACCGCGACCCGGCAGGTCAGGGCGGCGGCGCTGGCGGTGGCCGATTCGCCGTCCGTACGGGAGGCGATCCGCACCCCGGACCCGACCGCCGTCCTCCAGCCGTACGCGGAGCAGGTCCGCCAGGACACCGGGATCGCCTTCGTCACGATCATGAGCCCGGACCGGATCCGCTGGACGCACCCCGACGCGGACCGGATCGGGGAGACGTTCCTCGGCCACACCGCGAGGGCGCTGCGCGGCGAGACGTTCTCGGAGACGTACACCGGCACACTCGGCCCCTCGATCCGGGTCGTCACCCCGATCCGGGACGGCGGCAGGATCACCGGCCTGGTCAGCGCGGGCATCACGGTCGAGCGGGTCTCCTCGCAGGTGCGGGCGCAGCTCGGCGCGCTGGGGCTCGCGGCGGGCGGGGCACTCACCCTCGGCGGCATCGGCACGTATGTGATCAACGCCCGGCTGCGGCGCCACACGCACGGAATGAACGCCGCCGAGCTGAGCCGGATGCACGACTACCACCAGGCCACGCTGCACGCGGTGCGCGAGGGGCTGCTGATGCTCGACGGACAGCGCAGGATCGCGCTGGTCAACGACGCGGGCCGGGAGCTGCTCGGGCTGTCGCAGGGTGCGGTCGGGCGCCGGGTGGCCGAACTGGAACTGCCGGTGCCGCTGACCGGGGCGCTGCTGGCCTCCGAGGAGCGGGTCGACGAGCTGCATCTGACGGCGGACCGGGTGATCGTGGTCAACACCCGTCCGGTGGTGGGCGGCGAGCAGCGCGGTACGGTCGTGACTCTTCGCGACCACACGGAACTCCAGGCACTGTCCGGCGAGTTGGATTCGGAGCGGGGGTTCACCCAGGCGCTGCGCTCACAGGCGCACGAGGCGGCGAACCGACTGCACACGGTCGTCTCGCTGATCGAGCTCGGCCGGGTGGAGGAGGCGGTCGGCTTCGCGACGGCGGAGCTGGAGCTGGCGCAGGTCCTCACCGACCGGGTCGTCGGTGCCGTCGCCGAACCGGTGCTGGCGGCGCTGCTGCTGGGCAAGGCGGCGCAGGCGAACGAGCGGGGGGTGGAGCTGATGCTCGCGGACGACAGTGTGATCGACGACGGCGCGCTGCCCGCGACGCTGCCGCAGCGCGATCTGGTGACGATCCTCGGCAATCTGATCGACAACGCGGTGGATGCCGCGTCGGAGGCGGCGACGGCCCCGCCGCCCGGCGCGGGTGTCCCCTCCGGTGCGGGGGTCGTGTCCGGATCCGCAGTGGCGCCGGACTCCGCAGCCGTGCCCGCCCAGCGCGGTGCGGCACCGCGCCGCGCCGGCCGCGCGCGGGTCACCGTCACCGCACTCGCCGACGACCGTGAGCTGCTGCTGCGGGTCGCGGACACCGGGGCCGGAGTCGATCCGGACGTCGCCGCGGAAGTGTTCCACCGCGGCTGGTCGACGCACGGCGCCGGTCGTGGGCTCGGGCTGGCGCTCGTGCAGCAGGCCGTGCACCGGGCCGGCGGGACGGTCGCGCTGAGCGAAGGTGCGGACGGCGGCGCGGAGTTCACCGTACGGCTCCCGCTGGCGCCCTCGCCCACGCGGCAGCACACGCCGAAGGAGCCCACCCCGTGA
- a CDS encoding HelD family protein has protein sequence MRQEQQFVSLAHERLDQLRAAAEAAMRTTIAQLSTGRQARVERDIGVAEHSASLASLNAAVTGLCFGRIDRRDGVTYHIGRIGIRRDDAERTPLLIDWRAPVARPFYLATGYEPMGLRRRRHITTQGHTVTGLHDEIMDLADTTRTGYESHDADEVLLAALNSARTGRMGDIVSTIQAEQDHIIRAPQRGVLVVEGGPGTGKTAVALHRAAYLLYAHREQLAKRAVLIVGPNPAFLGYIGDVLPSLGETGVLLSTVGELFPGVHATGTDSPAAAAVKGRADMAGVLAEAVRDQQQVPEKGEPIVIAHDDGELILDWDMAVEARHKARETGLPHNLALPTFAFRIIDDLTTQLADRIGADPYGGPNFLGPDDIAQLGKGIAASAEVHAAITSLWPPLTPQEFLAGYLEEPTHLAEGDAELLRRAKKAAWTPADVPLLDEAAELLGADDSAARAAAEAERARQIAYAQGVLDVSYASRTYEFEDKEDIDEDASEVLAAHDIIDAERFAERQEEADHRSAAERAAADRTWAFGHIIVDEAQELSAMAWRLLMRRSPTRSMTLVGDPAQTGDLAGCDSWQEILAPHVQDRWQLARLGVNYRTPAEIMEYAAERRRATDPAFEPPRSIRSTGARPWERTLPLADVAGLAEAEAPAEGRLAVIAPRELHAELTGLDDGPLDLHRPVVLLDPRQAKGLEFDTVLVVAPALMTPNDLYVALTRATQRLGVITPASATSSPAAAE, from the coding sequence ATGCGGCAGGAGCAGCAATTCGTCTCCCTCGCCCACGAGCGGCTCGACCAGCTCCGGGCAGCGGCCGAAGCCGCCATGCGCACCACGATCGCGCAGCTCAGCACCGGTCGGCAGGCGCGGGTGGAGCGCGATATCGGCGTCGCCGAGCACTCCGCCTCACTTGCCTCGCTGAATGCGGCCGTCACGGGACTCTGTTTCGGACGGATCGACAGGCGCGACGGAGTCACGTACCACATCGGGCGCATCGGAATCCGGCGGGACGACGCCGAGCGCACCCCGTTGCTGATCGACTGGCGGGCCCCCGTCGCGCGGCCGTTCTATCTCGCGACCGGATATGAACCGATGGGTCTGCGCCGCAGGAGGCACATCACCACGCAGGGGCACACGGTCACGGGATTGCACGACGAGATCATGGATCTCGCCGACACCACCCGCACCGGATACGAGTCGCACGACGCCGACGAGGTGCTGCTCGCCGCGCTGAACAGCGCCCGCACGGGCCGGATGGGCGACATCGTCTCGACCATCCAGGCCGAACAGGACCACATCATCCGCGCCCCGCAGCGCGGGGTGCTCGTCGTCGAGGGAGGGCCGGGCACCGGGAAGACCGCGGTCGCGCTGCACCGGGCGGCGTATCTGCTGTACGCGCACCGCGAGCAGCTCGCCAAGCGGGCCGTGCTGATCGTCGGGCCCAACCCGGCCTTCCTCGGCTACATCGGCGACGTGCTGCCCTCGCTCGGGGAGACCGGCGTACTGCTGTCGACGGTCGGTGAACTGTTCCCCGGCGTGCACGCCACCGGCACCGACAGCCCGGCGGCCGCCGCCGTCAAGGGCCGGGCGGACATGGCCGGCGTACTGGCCGAGGCCGTACGGGACCAGCAGCAGGTGCCCGAGAAGGGCGAGCCGATCGTCATCGCGCACGACGACGGGGAGCTGATCCTCGACTGGGACATGGCGGTCGAAGCGAGGCACAAGGCCCGGGAGACCGGGCTGCCGCACAACCTCGCCCTGCCCACCTTCGCCTTCCGGATCATCGACGATCTCACCACGCAACTCGCCGACCGCATCGGCGCCGACCCCTACGGCGGCCCGAACTTCCTCGGCCCCGACGACATCGCCCAGCTCGGCAAGGGCATCGCCGCCAGCGCGGAGGTGCACGCCGCCATCACCTCCCTGTGGCCCCCGCTCACCCCGCAGGAGTTCCTCGCCGGCTATCTGGAGGAGCCCACGCATCTGGCCGAGGGCGACGCCGAGCTGCTCCGGCGCGCGAAGAAGGCCGCCTGGACACCCGCCGACGTGCCCCTCCTCGACGAGGCCGCCGAGCTCCTCGGTGCGGACGACTCCGCCGCCCGGGCCGCCGCCGAGGCCGAGCGGGCCCGTCAGATCGCCTACGCGCAGGGCGTCCTCGACGTCTCGTACGCCTCCCGTACCTACGAGTTCGAGGACAAGGAGGACATCGACGAGGACGCCTCCGAGGTCCTCGCGGCGCACGACATCATCGACGCCGAACGGTTCGCCGAGCGTCAGGAGGAGGCCGACCACCGCAGCGCCGCCGAGCGCGCCGCCGCCGACCGGACCTGGGCGTTCGGGCACATCATCGTCGACGAGGCGCAGGAGCTGTCGGCCATGGCCTGGCGGCTGCTGATGCGCCGCAGCCCGACCCGCTCGATGACCCTGGTCGGCGACCCGGCCCAGACCGGCGACCTGGCAGGCTGCGACTCCTGGCAGGAGATCCTCGCACCGCACGTCCAGGACCGCTGGCAGCTGGCCCGGCTCGGGGTCAACTACCGTACGCCCGCCGAGATCATGGAGTACGCGGCCGAGCGGCGCCGGGCCACCGACCCCGCCTTCGAACCCCCGCGCTCCATCCGCTCCACCGGTGCACGGCCCTGGGAGCGCACCCTGCCGCTCGCCGACGTGGCCGGGCTCGCCGAGGCGGAGGCCCCGGCGGAGGGCAGGCTCGCCGTCATCGCCCCGCGCGAGCTCCACGCGGAACTCACCGGACTCGACGACGGGCCGCTGGATCTGCACCGGCCCGTCGTCCTGCTCGACCCGCGCCAGGCCAAGGGCCTGGAGTTCGACACGGTTCTCGTCGTCGCGCCCGCGCTGATGACCCCCAACGATCTCTATGTGGCGCTGACCCGGGCCACCCAGCGGCTCGGAGTCATCACACCGGCTTCAGCCACATCGTCGCCAGCGGCGGCAGAGTGA
- the glgB gene encoding 1,4-alpha-glucan branching enzyme, whose translation MTARKPPRKAPDPTATPSAPAAEPTPAAKPAPAAPAAKPALSGSTATAAPSAPAGSATSPAKRKKTAEKRADASPPRPRRGGGRGLRPVRALDDADRGRLLAGEHHAPHDLLGAHMVRGGVAIRVLRPYARSVTVLAKGLRTELHDDGDGLFSGLLPMPSVPEYQLLVGYADNEIEVHDPYRFLPALGDLDLHLIGEGRHEELWTALGAQPMEHQGVAGTRFTVWAPNARGVRVIGDFNYWDGTGFPMRSLGSTGVWELFLPAIGEGALYKFDICRPDGTHTVRADPMARRTEVPPANASVVTASHHEWQDQEWMAHRGDVPVHEAPLSVYEVHLPSWRPGLTYRRLAEQLPSYVRDLGFTHVELMPVSEHPFGGSWGYQVTGFFAPTSRMGTPDDFRYLIDALHRSGIGVIVDWVPAHFPRDDWALAEFDGRPLYEHSDPARAAHPDWGTLEFDFGRTEVRNFLVANATYWCEEFHIDGLRVDAVASMLYLDYSREDGGWSPNEHGGRENLDAVAFLQEMNATVYRRNPGVVTIAEESTAWDGVTRATHHVGPGGFGGLGFGLKWNMGWMHDSLEYVSKEPVHRKYHHNEMTFSMVYAYSENYVLPISHDEVVHGKRALVSKMPGDWWQQRANHRAYLGYMWAHPGKQLLFMGQEFAQGAEWSEGHGPDWWLLDPSYAAEADHRGVRDLVRELNAVYTATPALWQRDTVPEGFAWVDGGAAEDNVFAFLRFDAGGAPLLAVSNFSPVVRHEYRLGVPSSVSAWAEVLNTDAARFGGGDVLNPDPLKPESVAAHGHRTSVQLTLPPLATMWLKPV comes from the coding sequence GTGACCGCCCGCAAGCCGCCCCGCAAAGCGCCCGATCCCACCGCGACCCCATCAGCGCCCGCTGCCGAGCCGACCCCAGCGGCCAAGCCGGCCCCCGCAGCCCCAGCGGCCAAGCCGGCGCTCTCAGGCTCCACGGCCACTGCGGCGCCCTCGGCACCCGCGGGCTCGGCGACCTCCCCGGCCAAGCGGAAGAAGACAGCGGAGAAGCGGGCCGATGCCTCTCCCCCGCGGCCGCGGCGTGGCGGCGGTCGCGGCCTCCGGCCGGTGCGGGCCCTCGACGACGCCGACCGGGGACGGCTGCTCGCCGGTGAGCACCATGCCCCGCACGACCTCCTCGGCGCGCACATGGTCCGCGGCGGTGTGGCGATCCGGGTGCTCCGTCCGTACGCGCGATCGGTGACCGTGCTCGCCAAGGGGCTGCGGACCGAGCTGCACGACGACGGCGACGGCCTCTTCTCCGGTCTGCTGCCGATGCCGTCCGTCCCCGAGTACCAACTCCTGGTCGGCTACGCGGACAACGAGATCGAGGTCCATGATCCGTACCGCTTCCTGCCCGCGCTCGGCGATCTCGATCTGCATCTGATCGGCGAGGGACGGCACGAGGAGCTGTGGACCGCCCTCGGCGCACAGCCCATGGAGCATCAGGGGGTCGCAGGTACGCGGTTCACCGTCTGGGCGCCCAATGCCCGCGGTGTGCGGGTCATCGGGGACTTCAACTACTGGGACGGCACGGGCTTCCCGATGCGTTCGCTCGGTTCCACCGGGGTCTGGGAGCTGTTCCTCCCCGCGATCGGCGAGGGTGCGCTCTACAAGTTCGACATCTGCCGCCCCGACGGTACGCACACGGTGCGCGCCGACCCGATGGCCCGCCGCACCGAGGTCCCGCCCGCCAACGCCTCGGTCGTGACGGCCTCGCACCATGAGTGGCAGGACCAGGAGTGGATGGCGCACCGCGGGGACGTACCCGTGCACGAGGCGCCGTTGTCCGTGTACGAGGTGCATCTGCCGTCCTGGCGGCCGGGACTCACGTACCGCCGGCTCGCCGAGCAACTTCCGTCCTATGTAAGGGATCTGGGGTTCACACATGTGGAGCTGATGCCGGTCTCCGAGCACCCCTTCGGCGGCTCCTGGGGCTATCAGGTAACCGGCTTCTTCGCCCCGACGTCGCGCATGGGCACCCCTGACGACTTCCGGTATCTGATCGACGCGCTGCACCGGTCCGGCATCGGCGTCATCGTCGACTGGGTGCCCGCGCACTTCCCGCGCGACGACTGGGCGCTCGCCGAGTTCGACGGCCGCCCGCTGTACGAGCACTCGGACCCGGCACGCGCCGCGCACCCCGACTGGGGCACGCTCGAGTTCGACTTCGGTCGCACGGAGGTGCGCAACTTCCTGGTCGCCAACGCCACTTACTGGTGCGAGGAGTTCCACATCGACGGACTGCGGGTCGACGCCGTCGCCTCGATGCTCTACCTCGACTACTCGCGCGAGGACGGGGGATGGTCTCCGAACGAGCACGGCGGCCGGGAGAATCTGGATGCTGTCGCCTTCCTCCAGGAGATGAACGCCACCGTGTACCGGCGCAATCCTGGCGTCGTCACCATCGCAGAGGAGTCCACCGCCTGGGACGGCGTCACGCGCGCCACCCACCATGTCGGCCCCGGCGGCTTCGGCGGGCTCGGCTTCGGACTGAAGTGGAACATGGGCTGGATGCACGACTCCTTGGAGTACGTCTCGAAGGAGCCGGTGCACCGCAAGTACCACCACAACGAGATGACCTTCTCGATGGTGTACGCCTACAGCGAGAACTACGTGCTGCCGATCTCGCACGACGAGGTGGTGCACGGCAAGCGGGCGCTGGTGTCGAAGATGCCCGGCGACTGGTGGCAGCAGCGTGCCAACCACCGGGCGTACCTCGGTTACATGTGGGCGCACCCGGGCAAGCAGCTGCTGTTCATGGGGCAGGAGTTCGCCCAGGGCGCCGAGTGGTCGGAGGGCCACGGCCCGGACTGGTGGCTGCTCGACCCGTCGTACGCGGCGGAGGCGGACCACCGGGGCGTCCGGGACCTGGTGCGTGAGCTGAACGCGGTGTACACGGCGACACCGGCGCTGTGGCAACGGGACACCGTCCCCGAGGGCTTCGCCTGGGTCGACGGCGGAGCCGCCGAGGACAATGTCTTCGCCTTCCTGCGCTTCGACGCGGGCGGTGCGCCGCTGCTCGCGGTGTCGAACTTCTCGCCGGTGGTCCGTCACGAGTACCGGCTGGGCGTGCCGTCGTCCGTGTCCGCCTGGGCGGAGGTGCTCAACACGGACGCGGCACGGTTCGGCGGCGGAGACGTCCTCAACCCGGATCCACTGAAGCCGGAGTCCGTCGCCGCCCACGGTCACCGCACGAGCGTCCAGCTCACTCTGCCGCCGCTGGCGACGATGTGGCTGAAGCCGGTGTGA
- a CDS encoding cation:dicarboxylate symporter family transporter gives MGVPAARRDRTHYLYLAVIGAVALGILVGFVAPGVAVELKPIGTGFVNLIKMMISPIIFCTIVLGVGSVRKAAKVGAVGGLALGYFLVMSTVALAIGLLVGNILEPGQGLHLTEAVRAAGEKQAAGASESTVDFLLGIIPTTMVSAFTEGEVLQTLLVALLAGFALQAIGSAGEPVLRGIGHIQRLVFRVLAMIMWAAPVGAFGAMAAVVGETGVDALKSLAIIMVGFYITCAIFVFVVLGTILRLVAGVNLLLLLKYLGREFLLILSTSSSESALPRLIAKMEHLGVSKSVAGITVPTGYSFNLDGTAIYLTMSSLFIANAMGDPLSAGEQVSLLLFMIVASKGAAGVTGAGLATLAGGLQSHRPGLVDGVGLIVGIDRFMSEARALTNFAGNAVATVLVGTWTKEIDKERVDQVLSGSIPFDEKMITDEGPTEPYVPESRGGDDEKPLLTKA, from the coding sequence GTGGGAGTGCCAGCCGCCAGGCGGGACCGTACGCATTATCTGTATCTCGCCGTGATCGGCGCTGTGGCACTCGGCATCCTGGTGGGCTTCGTGGCCCCCGGAGTGGCCGTCGAGCTGAAGCCGATCGGTACCGGCTTCGTGAACCTCATCAAGATGATGATCTCGCCGATCATCTTCTGCACGATCGTGCTGGGCGTCGGCTCGGTCCGCAAGGCTGCCAAGGTCGGCGCGGTCGGCGGTCTCGCACTCGGCTACTTCCTGGTGATGTCGACCGTGGCCCTCGCCATCGGCCTGCTCGTCGGCAACATCCTGGAGCCCGGCCAGGGCCTCCATCTCACCGAAGCGGTACGCGCCGCCGGTGAGAAGCAGGCGGCGGGCGCGAGCGAGTCCACCGTGGATTTCCTGCTGGGCATCATCCCGACGACGATGGTCTCCGCCTTCACCGAGGGCGAAGTGCTCCAGACGCTGCTCGTCGCCCTGCTGGCGGGCTTCGCGCTCCAGGCCATAGGGTCGGCCGGCGAACCCGTCCTGCGCGGCATCGGACACATCCAGCGACTCGTCTTCCGCGTCCTCGCCATGATCATGTGGGCGGCCCCGGTCGGTGCGTTCGGCGCGATGGCGGCCGTGGTCGGCGAGACCGGCGTCGACGCGCTGAAGTCCCTCGCGATCATCATGGTCGGCTTCTACATCACCTGTGCGATCTTCGTCTTCGTGGTGCTCGGTACGATCCTGCGGCTGGTCGCCGGGGTGAACCTGCTGCTCCTGCTGAAGTACCTGGGCCGCGAGTTCCTGCTGATCCTCTCCACCTCGTCGTCGGAGTCCGCGCTGCCGCGGCTCATCGCCAAGATGGAGCACCTCGGCGTCAGCAAGTCCGTCGCGGGCATCACCGTGCCGACCGGCTACTCGTTCAACCTCGACGGCACCGCCATCTATCTGACGATGTCCTCGCTCTTCATCGCCAATGCGATGGGCGACCCGCTGAGCGCGGGGGAGCAGGTCTCGCTCCTGCTCTTCATGATCGTCGCCTCGAAGGGTGCGGCGGGCGTCACCGGCGCGGGCCTCGCCACGCTGGCGGGCGGCCTGCAGTCCCACCGCCCCGGCCTGGTCGACGGCGTCGGTCTGATCGTCGGCATCGACCGCTTCATGAGCGAGGCCCGCGCCCTGACGAACTTCGCGGGCAACGCGGTCGCCACGGTGCTGGTCGGCACCTGGACCAAGGAGATCGACAAGGAGCGGGTCGACCAGGTCCTCTCCGGCTCCATCCCGTTCGACGAGAAGATGATCACGGATGAGGGTCCCACGGAGCCGTACGTCCCGGAGTCCAGGGGCGGCGACGACGAGAAGCCCTTGCTGACGAAGGCGTAA
- a CDS encoding TIGR04222 domain-containing membrane protein, whose product MWTTLTLIDAATALVAATACLALSGRRLLPWRRRERAPDLSPYDAAFLAGGPERVVETALHALWGSDNNVVIGSGGRLRLPEPWTGPEHPVERAVVEKWRTSGSTTPTLLRVRAVRAVAVREIGDRLVSYGLLMAPRRALARLYAARGLVVVACGTAVLAALAVPQGLRRTAPFIAVTACCLAVRVLCPARGPLTPAGRRRLAAIRTSEPWASAALGAVVFDGRSALPGERRRSRRWDGGGGRLPSVGRMLVKYGKALDPDHDDRSPDSGGTGSDDSSYGSGSSHDSYGSHGSSYDGGGHHHSCGGGSSCGGGNH is encoded by the coding sequence ATGTGGACCACACTCACGCTCATCGACGCCGCGACCGCGCTGGTCGCTGCCACCGCCTGTCTGGCCCTCTCCGGTCGGCGGCTGCTGCCGTGGCGGCGCCGGGAACGCGCGCCCGACTTGAGTCCGTACGATGCGGCGTTTCTGGCGGGCGGACCGGAGCGGGTGGTGGAGACGGCGCTCCACGCCCTGTGGGGCAGTGACAACAACGTCGTGATCGGGTCGGGTGGACGGCTGCGGTTACCCGAGCCGTGGACGGGACCCGAGCATCCGGTGGAGCGTGCCGTGGTCGAGAAGTGGCGGACCTCCGGCTCCACGACCCCGACGCTGCTGCGGGTACGGGCGGTGCGGGCCGTGGCCGTACGCGAGATCGGCGACCGGCTCGTCTCGTACGGGCTGCTGATGGCCCCGCGACGCGCCCTGGCCCGTCTGTACGCCGCGCGTGGATTGGTCGTCGTGGCGTGCGGCACAGCGGTCCTGGCCGCCCTGGCCGTCCCGCAGGGGCTGCGGCGGACGGCACCGTTCATCGCGGTGACAGCCTGCTGTCTGGCCGTGCGGGTGCTGTGCCCGGCGCGGGGTCCGCTCACCCCGGCGGGCCGCCGTCGCCTCGCAGCGATACGCACCAGCGAGCCGTGGGCATCGGCCGCGCTCGGGGCCGTGGTGTTCGACGGCCGCAGCGCGCTGCCGGGTGAGCGCCGGCGCTCCCGGCGGTGGGACGGGGGCGGGGGCCGTCTGCCTTCGGTGGGCCGGATGCTGGTCAAGTACGGAAAGGCACTGGATCCGGACCACGACGACCGGAGCCCGGACAGCGGCGGCACCGGCAGCGACGACAGCTCCTACGGATCCGGCAGCTCCCACGACTCGTACGGCTCCCACGGCTCCTCGTACGACGGAGGAGGTCACCACCACAGCTGCGGCGGTGGCAGCAGCTGTGGCGGCGGAAACCACTGA
- a CDS encoding MerR family transcriptional regulator, whose amino-acid sequence MRIGELAERAGTTTRTLRYYESRGLLPARRAVNGYRTYDEDDLRLLQQIRTLQDFGFDLEETRPFVECLRAGHPAGDACPASLAVYRRKLGELDSLIEQLQSVRAQVGAELARAELEAAAELPGGPEPRCELGG is encoded by the coding sequence ATGCGAATCGGGGAGCTGGCCGAGCGGGCCGGGACGACGACGCGGACTCTGCGCTACTACGAGTCACGCGGACTGCTGCCTGCGCGGCGGGCCGTGAACGGGTACCGCACGTACGACGAGGACGATCTGCGTCTGCTGCAGCAGATCCGGACCCTGCAGGACTTCGGGTTCGATCTTGAGGAGACCCGGCCGTTCGTCGAGTGCCTGCGCGCCGGCCACCCGGCCGGTGACGCCTGCCCCGCCTCGCTCGCCGTCTACCGGCGCAAGCTCGGCGAGCTCGACTCGCTCATCGAGCAGCTCCAGTCGGTCCGCGCCCAGGTGGGCGCGGAGCTCGCGAGGGCCGAGCTGGAGGCCGCGGCCGAGCTTCCTGGCGGCCCGGAACCACGTTGTGAACTGGGAGGATGA
- the trxA gene encoding thioredoxin, producing the protein MIHAEGVAEVTDATFDGEVLGAELPVLVEFTADWCGPCRQLAPVLSAIAAEEAGRIKIVQLDVDHNPGIASRYGVLSMPTLMVFRSGEPVQSMVGARPKRRLLQELEDVLEKV; encoded by the coding sequence ATGATTCATGCAGAGGGCGTGGCCGAGGTCACCGACGCCACCTTCGACGGAGAGGTGCTGGGGGCCGAGCTCCCCGTACTGGTCGAGTTCACCGCCGACTGGTGCGGACCCTGCCGCCAACTCGCCCCCGTGCTCAGCGCGATCGCCGCCGAGGAGGCCGGGCGCATCAAGATCGTCCAGCTCGATGTCGACCACAACCCCGGGATCGCGAGCCGGTACGGGGTGCTGTCGATGCCGACCCTGATGGTGTTCCGGTCCGGCGAGCCGGTGCAGTCGATGGTGGGCGCCCGGCCCAAGCGCAGGCTCCTTCAGGAGCTGGAGGACGTGCTCGAGAAGGTGTGA
- a CDS encoding family 16 glycosylhydrolase has product MALVLAGLATVLGSGSARGAVPPAPGWDLKWSDDFNGADRSLPSAANWQIDTGHAYPGGPANWGTGEIQNYTASPDNLSLDGNGNLRITPLRDGAGNWTSGRVETTRSDFKAPAGGTLRIESRIQMPNVTGNAALGYWPAFWALGSPYRGNYWNWPGIGEFDIMENVNGINSVWGVLHCGVNPGGPCNETSGIASNRACPGASCQSAFHTYTFEWDRSVSPNVLRWYVDGQQFHSVSQSQLDAGTWAAMTEHAGYFILLNLAIGGAFPNALGGSTPTAETVPGRPMLVDYVGVWTKGGGGGTDPTDPPSGSSDLTLRSGGGLGAAEAAGSAATLASAGGANYDGTPHSPQTFTASGITRTYNGGSTQFDLFVDAGTTVANGQQVRVSYDRTGDGTWDRTETYNYFPTDPVPGYEHYTQGKGLMTSTGSQGNLVNGKVRVEIWNAIGNGSSTVGVGNQSVVHIPFG; this is encoded by the coding sequence ATGGCCCTGGTCCTGGCCGGGCTGGCCACCGTCCTCGGCTCCGGGTCCGCTCGCGGCGCCGTCCCTCCGGCTCCTGGCTGGGACCTGAAGTGGAGCGACGACTTCAACGGCGCCGACCGCTCCCTCCCCTCGGCCGCGAACTGGCAGATCGACACCGGCCACGCCTACCCCGGCGGCCCCGCGAACTGGGGCACGGGTGAGATCCAGAACTACACCGCCAGCCCCGACAACCTCAGCCTCGACGGCAACGGCAACCTCCGGATCACCCCGCTCCGGGACGGTGCGGGCAACTGGACCTCCGGCCGGGTCGAGACCACACGCTCCGACTTCAAGGCCCCGGCGGGCGGCACTCTGCGCATCGAGAGCCGGATCCAGATGCCGAACGTCACCGGTAACGCGGCGCTCGGCTACTGGCCCGCGTTCTGGGCGCTCGGCTCCCCGTACCGTGGCAACTACTGGAACTGGCCGGGCATCGGCGAGTTCGACATCATGGAGAACGTCAACGGGATCAACTCCGTATGGGGCGTGCTGCACTGCGGCGTCAACCCGGGCGGCCCGTGCAACGAGACGAGCGGCATCGCCAGCAACCGGGCCTGCCCCGGCGCCAGTTGCCAGTCGGCGTTCCACACGTACACGTTCGAGTGGGACCGCTCCGTCTCCCCCAATGTGCTGCGCTGGTACGTGGACGGCCAGCAGTTCCACTCCGTCTCCCAGAGCCAGCTGGACGCCGGCACCTGGGCTGCAATGACCGAGCACGCGGGGTACTTCATCCTGCTCAACCTCGCGATCGGCGGCGCGTTCCCCAATGCGCTGGGCGGCAGCACCCCCACCGCGGAGACCGTCCCGGGCCGCCCCATGCTCGTCGACTACGTCGGTGTCTGGACCAAGGGTGGCGGGGGCGGCACCGACCCGACCGACCCGCCGTCCGGCTCCTCCGACCTCACGCTCCGCTCCGGTGGCGGTCTCGGCGCGGCTGAGGCGGCCGGCTCGGCCGCCACGCTCGCCTCGGCGGGCGGCGCCAACTACGACGGCACCCCGCACAGCCCGCAGACCTTCACCGCCTCCGGCATCACCCGGACGTACAACGGCGGGTCCACCCAGTTCGACCTGTTCGTCGACGCCGGTACGACCGTCGCCAACGGGCAGCAGGTGAGGGTGAGTTACGACCGTACGGGCGACGGGACCTGGGACCGGACGGAGACGTACAACTACTTCCCCACCGACCCCGTCCCCGGCTACGAGCACTACACGCAGGGCAAGGGACTCATGACCTCGACCGGGAGCCAGGGCAATCTGGTGAACGGCAAGGTCAGGGTCGAGATCTGGAACGCCATCGGCAACGGCTCCAGCACGGTCGGAGTCGGTAACCAGTCGGTCGTCCACATCCCGTTCGGCTGA